In one window of Parus major isolate Abel unplaced genomic scaffold, Parus_major1.1 Scaffold353, whole genome shotgun sequence DNA:
- the FTSJ1 gene encoding putative tRNA (cytidine(32)/guanosine(34)-2'-O)-methyltransferase, giving the protein MFEGRKLPVPSQKKGENPSTSHGSGVAQRKRPSSDPAPLTEKGGKAPHNSRPAPRMRTAERRTPHTHAPRAPSPHAPRRAHAPSTRLSRRFALTAPAASVPPAAPLRSLLGAFRVAMGRSSKDKRDIYYRLAKEGGWRARSAFKLLQLEQRFQLFQGVSFRCPFPSPRYPQIPTFPLQSPISAPQTPFPRCAPQASTAQEIQRHFEGHPADLVVCDGAPDVTGLHDLDEYIQAQLLLAALNITTHVLKKGGTFVAKIFRGKDVTLLYSQLRLFFPDVTCAKPRSSRNSSIEAFVVCRGYSPPEGFVPTMDNPLLDPEAGLALSQLSGPSRVIVPFVACGDLSAYDPDRTYPLQLDPDKPYTYVPPPAPPIAPPYARACQLRRGGARRPSWGDEGDKAELQEPGVGTPLSVQGPPSQGEGPPSQGEGPPSQGEGPPSQELHRLHLLD; this is encoded by the exons ATGTTCGAGGGCCGGAAACTGCCCGTCCCCTCgcagaaaaagggagaaaacccCTCCACCTCTCACGGCTCCGGCGTCGCGCAGCGAAAGAGGCCGAGCAGCGACCCGGCTCCCCTCACAGAAAAAGGCGGGAAAGCTCCACACAACTcgcgccccgccccgcgcaTGCGCACTGCCGAAAGAAGGACCCCACACACACACGCGCCCCGTGCGCCCTCCCCTCACGCTCCTCGCCGCGCGCACGCGCCCTCCACCCGCCTCAGCCGCCGCTTTGCGCTCACCGCCCCTGCCGCGTCCGTTCCTCCTGCGGCTCCTCTCCGGTCCCTCCTCGGCGCGTTCCG GGTCGCCATGGGCCGCTCCTCCAAGGACAAGCGCGACATTTACTACAGGCTGGCCAAGGAGGGCGGCTGGAGAGCCCGCAGCGCCTTcaaactgctgcagctggagcagcgcttccagctcttccagggT GTCTCCTTCAGAtgcccttttccctccccaagGTACCCCCAGATCCCCACATTCCCCCTCCAGTCCCCCATTTCTGCCCCCCAAACCCCATTTCCCCGCTGTGCCCCCCAGGCCTCCACAGCCCAGGAGATCCAGCGGCACTTTGAGGGGCACCCGGCCGACCTGGTGGTCTGTGACGGGGCCCCTGACG TAACAGGGCTGCACGACCTGGACGAGTACATCcaggcccagctgctgctggca GCGCTGAACATCACCACCCATGTGTTGAAGAAAGGCGGCACCTTCGTGGCTAAA ATTTTCCGGGGGAAGGATGTGACCCTGCTCTACTCCCAACTGCGCCTCTTCTTCCCCGACGTCACCTGCGCCAAGCCCCGCAGCAGCCGCAACTCCAGCATTG AGGCTTTCGTGGTGTGTCGTGGCTACAGCCCCCCCGAGGGCTTCGTGCCCACCATGGACAATCCCCTGCTGGACCCCGAGGCAG GCCtggccctgtcccagctctcGGGACCCTCCCGTGTCATTGTCCCCTTCGTGGCCTGCGGGGACCTGAGCGCCTACGACCCCGACCGCACCTACCCCCTGCAG ctggaCCCAGACAAGCCCTACACCTACGTGCCCCCCCCTGCCCCCCCCATCGCCCCGCCCTACGCCCGGGCCTGTCAGCTGCGCCGGGGGGGGGCCCGGAGACCCTCGTGGGGGGATGAGGGGgacaaggcagagctgcaggagcctggagTGGGGACCCCCTTGAGTGTGCAAGGACCCCCGAGCCAGGGGGAGGGACCCCCGAGCCAGGGGGAGGGACCCCCGAGCCAGGGGGAGGGAccccccagccaggagctgcaccGGCTCCATCTCCTGGACTGA
- the MAGIX gene encoding PDZ domain-containing protein MAGIX: MKSYWEGLGGTEGTGLHGKGRTGMGLGSTGRGTGRHWEALMPCPLLAGPGAPPEPVAATSFVGPEPRDLLPTGEELGSPSSAGRGPGCSLAWPQDPVPFAVELPRGPGGFGFSLRGGPAGVFVRGLREGGPAQRCGCIQVSDELLAINGAPTAGMSHAQALARIRGGGSRLRLLLRRPHGAPPNPLARGVLRLCVGSSPRGEPCFCLVGGLHP, from the exons ATGAAGTCATATTGGGAAGGACTGGGAGGCACAGAGGGAACTGGGCTGCACGGGAAAGGAAGGACTGGCATGGgactggggagcactgggagaggcactgggaggcactgggaggcACTGATGCCCTGTCCCCTCCTCGCAGGCCCTGGAGCCCCCCCTGAGCCCGTGGCCGCCACCAGCTTCGTGGGCCCTGAACCCCGGGACCTGCTGCCCACTG gtgaggagctggggagtcccagcagtgctgggaggggaccgggctgcagcctggcctggccacAG GACCCCGTCCCATTCGCAGTGGAGCTGCCGCGGGGCCCGGGGGGTTTCGGGTTCAGCCTCCGGGGGGGCCCCGCCGGGGTTTTCGTGCGGGGGCTGCGTGAGGGGGGCCCGGCCCAGCGCTGCGGCTGCATCCAG GTCAGTGACGAGCTCTTGGCCATCAACGGGGCCCCCACAGCGGGGATGAGCCACGCACAGGCGCTGGCCCGGATCCGGGGCGGGGGCAGCCGCCTGCGCCTGCTGCTGCGTCGCCCCCACG GGGCTCCCCCAAACCCGCTGGCGCGGGGGGTGCTGCGGCTGTGCGTGGGCAGCTCCCCGCGGGGGGAGCCCTGCTTCTGCCTCGTGGGGGGGCTGCACCCCTGA
- the PQBP1 gene encoding polyglutamine-binding protein 1, translating to QAEDPERGRPCRACRELCPGFQEHPWRAPCPPRKICQHCKCPRGEHVGGGVPPALQRVLARLLPDSHPAPGSEDSGCSAEEFAWAPPGLSPDQVSQYFAALPPALVPRLRSPGERQRLRELLRQLPPHDLEPQFCHDLDEVERRELKLFAQRRKRENLGQGSVRPLPLTSAGAVCQQCGGPVRGGALAVFAARAGLGLCWHPQCFQCHQCQQPLVDLVYFCPGGAGGPKEPPQPLLPPPSGLPYYWNVETDLVSWLSPNDPNSVITKPAKRLKGNPEPEEPPERSHEKEEPPRERRFHRREELAPYPKSKKGSRKDEELDPMDPSAYSDAPRGTWSTGLPKRNEAKTGADTTAAGPLFQQRPYPSPGAVLRANAEASRGKD from the exons CAGGCGGAGGATccggagcggggccggccgTGCCGGGCGTGCCGAGAGCTCTGTCCCGGCTTCCAGGAGCACCCATGGAG AGCGCCGTGTCCCCCCAGGAAGATCTGCCAGCACTGCAAGTGCCCGCGGGGGGAGCACGTCGGAGGGGGGGTCCCCCCGGCCCTGCAGAGGGTCCTGGCCCGGCTGCTCCCCGACTCTCACCCCGCACCCGGCTCCGAGGATTCGGGGTGCTCGGCCGAGGAGTTCGCCTGGGCCCCCCCCGGCCTCAGCCCTGACCAG GTGTCGCAGTACTTCGCGGCGCTGCCGCCTGCGCTGGTGCCGCGGCTGCGCAGCCCCGGGGAGCGGCAGCGGCTGCGGGAGCTGCTCCGGCAGCTGCCCCCGCACGACCTGGAG CCACAGTTTTGCCACGACCTGGACGAGGTCGAACGTCGGGAATTGAAACTTTTTGCCCAACGCCGGAAACGGGAAAATTTGGGCCAAGGGAGCGTCCGACCCCTTCCCCTCACCAGCGCCGGGGCCGTCTGCCAGCAG TGCGGGGGCCCGGTGCGGGGAGGGGCGCTGGCCGTGTTCGCGGCGCgggcggggctggggctgtgctggcaccccCAGTGCttccagtgccaccagtgccagcagccGCTGGTGGACCTCGTCTACTTCTGCCccgggggggccgggg GGCCCAAagagcccccccagcccctgctgccccccCCCAGCGGGCTGCCTTACTACTGGAACGTGGAGACCGACCTGGTGTCGTGGCTGTCCCCCAACGACCCCAACTCCGTCATCACCAAACCCGCCAAGAGGCTCAAGGGGAACCCAG AGCCTGAGGAGCCCCCCGAGAGGAGCCACGAGAAGGAGGAGCCGCCGCGGGAGCGCCGCTTTCACCGGCGTGAGGAACTGGCGCCGTACCCCAAGAGCAAGAAGG GCAGCCGCAAGGACGAGGAGCTGGACCCCATGGACCCCAGCGCTTACTCAGACGCACCCCG GGGGACGTGGTCCACGGGGCTCCCCAAACGCAACGAGGCCAAGACGGGCGCGGACACGACGGCGGCCGGGCCCCTGTTCCAGCAGCGGCCGTACCCCAGCCCCGGCGCCGTGCTCCGCGCCAACGCCGAGGCCTCGCGCGGCAAGGACTGA
- the PLP2 gene encoding proteolipid protein 2 yields HKGLVLIGEIILCLLTLICFGASRSGYAGLAAVELVFAALVLLAWSCRLPPRLTLLHWGWSDFMRCIIGALLFLITSLIVIVGHRDGAGIAGGVFGILAGILLGYDAYITLPTRQGHTAAPTESPDGA; encoded by the exons CACAAGGGGCTGGTGCTCATCGGCGAGATC ATCCTGTGCCTGCTGACCCTGATCTGCTTCGGGGCGTCGCGCTCCGGCTACGCGGGGCTGGCTGCGGTGGAGCTGGTGTTCGCagcactggtgctgctggcctggAGCTGCCGCCTGCCGCCCCGGCTGACcctgctgcactggggctggagT GACTTCATGCGCTGCATCATCGgggctctgctcttcctcatcACCTCCCTCATCGTCATTGTTGGCCACCGGGACGGCGCCGGCATCGCAGGAGGG GTGTTCGGGATCCTGGCCGGGATCCTCCTGGGATACGATGCCTACATCACCCTCCCCACACGGCAGGGCCACACTGCCGCCCCCACTG AATCCCCAGACGGTGCCTGA